Below is a genomic region from Mus caroli chromosome 13, CAROLI_EIJ_v1.1, whole genome shotgun sequence.
tggtttttaaCACCTTCAATTATTTTTCCACATATTGGGCATAGGAATTTGTATATAAGAAAGTAGAGATTGCTTTTGAGAGACAGGTGATAGTAGTCAACatattctggaactttctctaatCCTTCAAATTCTTTATTCTTTGCCCAGGTAATTACCTTAATCATTGACTTGAGAGTACGACAGTGTGTGGACATTGGTTGTAGTTAATATCACTTTGCCCTCATTTGATTCATATTTGTGACTGATTACTTCCAAAcacttttttctccattttttttcctttttaagatttatttattattatatctaagtacactgtagctgtcttcagacacaccagaagaggtcatcagatctcattacagatggttataaaccaccatgtggttgctgggatttgaactcaggaccttcggaagagcagtcggtgctcttaatcactgagccatctctccagcccttttctccttttttttttttttttaacagcacaAGACTTTACACATGCCCTTCCCCCTACAGTGCATCCAGGAGATATTTATTATTGcccttattttatttctgtattggctggggggggggtgtgcatgCATTTATATCTTAGACATAAACATCCTATATAATGCTTTTGGCATCTTCCACTCCTACACACCTATAGTCTAGTCCTCCATTTCTTTTCCAAATTCCAAAATGATAGACTTGGATTTGTTATAATTTCTTCTCATATTTAAACTCCTAACATTTAGCAAAGATGGAATTCTTTCTTCAGGGTTCTAGGCTAAGCCTCTCCTATTTGCCCTGAATTTAAATCAccattcttaaatttttttctttgctgtttattAACAGGGAATCTCAATTCAGAATGTATCCTTCAGAGTGAGTCCTTTCCTTTGTACCCTTGGTGGTCTCAggttacccttttttttttttaatccatggtTTATTTGCCTGCCTCATTTGGCAGGACACATCTTATGAGCAGAAGTGTCCATTGTTGTACACTGCTTGGCTGCAGATGTGTCCACAGGAGGAAATTAGGACCTGGGAGCCATAAGATCAAAAGCCTGAGCAGAAGTTCAGTCCCTCTCCATTTGAGGTTCTTGTTCTCTTTGGTGTGGCAGGGGTTTCGATGATGAGCACTGTGCCAGTGGCTGTGTAGTCATCCTGCAAGGTGAAGTGCTGGCCTTTCTCTAAGAACATGGGCTACCACAAGCTTAGACTAAGCTTCAGGTCCTCCAGGCATGGCAGGTTCCTTACCTAGAGGCAAGATAACGTGATAGGCTATGTCCCAAGTCAGGAAGAACATAACAGGTATAAATTGAGACACCCTCCTCCTTGCTTAGGATGTAAAACTGGACATCCACCCTTTGGTGGGGTTGGATAGATTCTGGCTTCACTATGACCAAACCATGCCTTGGAGCATTCCACTTCTACCTTGTACCAGAGCACGAAGATTATCCTCTGCCTCAGTCCTCGACAGGGACTCAGGCCTGTGGAAGGTCTCAGTGCCTCTCAGAACTATGCTAATATTCTTGCTATATCCCAGCAACTCACACTCATCGACCTTCTTCAAAATGCTATGCTCTAGTGTACCCGTCACCACTGTGTCACAGCAGGGAATGGAGTAAACTGACTACAGGGAGCAGAAAAGCCTTCTTCAGGTCCCAGCTGAGCACTGGGATATAAGAGTCCACAGCATCCAGCAGCTAATGCACTGACTTCACACCTAGATCAGGATGATGTTGCTCAAGGGCACAGAGAGGAGAGCCTATAATGGCTAATCTCCTCTCCTTCATAGCCAAACTAATTGAATAGTTCTTGGATCTCCAACTCTGCTAGTTGCCGTCATATCTGAATCCAGGGTAGTGTCTGCTCCAATCTGTTTAGCCACTTTGCTCTTGTTTCTGGAGCATGGGACCATCATCAGCTGCCACCACCAGAATGCAGCCATCCAGAGGGGCAGTGCCATGATTATGTTCTTAATCTGTATGACTGGGCCAGTCCGTGTAGGCATAGTGGCAGGCAGCAGTGCTGTACTCCACATGGGCTGCTTTGATGGAGATTCCCTAAACTCTCCTTTGGGACACTGTCTATGACCTTATACTTCTTGAGCTTAGCCCTACCTTCATTGGCTACAATTTTTGTGGATGGTGATCACTGTAGTTTTTCCCCTGATTTTGTGTGCCCAATCATACTCAAATTCACATGGGGTTTGTCATACACAAAGATCTTTGGGCCTTCAGTGACTACAGTCAACCTTACAGCAATGGGGTTAAGCTGGTACTGAGACCTCTGAAGAAGGGTGTCACTTGTAACAGGGTTGGGGCCACCATTGTGGTAGTACTACATTAGTCTttaggtgctgagaataaggatGTACAATAAATATCCAGCTTACCTCTTAAATTTAACTTCCACTTTAAATGTCATTCTTATTTGTCCTTAGAGATCATCTGTGAAACTGAAATAAGCATTCTTTTCCCAGTTTCAGTCtattctccttagcttctttctctttcttcccaaatgTTAAAGTTATATATTTGAGAACCTTCAAACAAATAGATAATATCCAACAAgggcagttttctttttctctgttcagAAAAgactgacattttattttctttcagactggaagaaaagaactggaaATAGTGTGTCACTCCTAGAACTTGACATTTCTGAAGAGCATCTATCCTCAGAGTCAGTAGTAACCAACAGCAAAAGGGATGATGGGAGTTTAGAGAAGCTTCAAGCAAACCAACAGATGCTGCCAAGAGAAGTCAAAATAACGGAGAAAACAGCACCCACTTGTGAGAGCAACCTCAGTGTGAGCTCAAGCCTCATAACACAAACGGAAGTAGCTCTCGATCAGCCTTCCACTAAAACAAGGGCCAAGCAGAATTCCCACCCAGTTAAAAAGGAGAAGCTGTGTAAGTGCAACGAATGTGGTAAAGCTTTTACTTACTGTTCTGCTCTCATCCGCCACCAAAGAAcgcatactggagagaaaccctataaatgtaatGAATGTAACAAAGCTTTCAGCAGAAGTGAAAACCTTTTAAACCATCAGAGAATCCATACGGGAGATAAACCGTATAAATGTGACCAGTGTGGAAAGGGTTTCATTGAGGGTCCATCTCTCACTCAACATCaaagaattcacactggagaaaagccctATAAATGTGATGAATGTGGGAAGGCCTTTAGTCAGAGGACCCATCTTGTTCAGcatcagagaattcacactgGTGAGAAGCCATATACTTGTACCGAGTGTGGGAAATCCTTCAGCCAGAGAGGTCACTTTATGGAGCACCAGAAaattcatacaggagaaaaaCCTTTCAAGTGTGAGGAATGTGAGAAAACCTTCACCAGGAGCACACACCTCACTCAACATCAGAAAATTCACACTGGGGAGAAAACTTACAAGTGTAATGAATGTGGGAAGGCCTTCAACGGCCCATCAACGTTTATCCGTCACCATATGattcatactggagaaaagcCTTATGAGTGTAAtgaatgtggcaaagccttcagCCAGCACTCCAACCTGACTCagcatcagaaaacacacactgGGGAGAAACCCTATGACTGTGcagaatgtgggaaagcctttagtTACTGGTCATCCCTAGCTCAGCACCTGAAAatccatacaggagagaagccctacaAGTGTAGCGACTGCGGGAAGGCCTTCAGTTACTGCTCCTCCCTTACTCAGCACCGGAGGATTCACACCCGAGAGAAGCCCTTTGAGTGCAGTGAGTGTGGAAAGGCTTTCAGCTATCTGTCAAACCTTAATCAGCATCAGAAAACTCACACCCAGGAGAAAGCCTATGAATGTaaggaatgtgggaaagcctttatcCGGAGTTCATCTCTTGCTaagcatgaaagaattcatactggagagaagccttatcAATGTCATGAATGTGGGAAAACCTTCAGCTATGGCTCATCTCTTATTCAGCATAAGAAAATCCATACTGGTGAAAGACCTTACAAGTGTAATGAATGTGGGCGAGCCTTCAACCAGAAAATACACCTTACACAACACAAGAGAATTCATACAGGGGCAAAGCCGTATGCCTGCCCCAAGTGTGGGAAGACCTTTCGACACTGTTCATCTCTTGCTCAACATCAAAAAActcacacagaagaaaaactCTACCAGTGTAACAAATGTGAAAAAACCTTCAGCCAGAACTCCCGTCTGACTCAGCATCAGCGAATTCATACGGGAGAGAAGCCCTATAAGTGCaatgaatgtgacaaatgctttaccgGGAGCATGCACCTGGCTGAACATCAGAGTACTCATACTAGAGGGAAACCTTACAACTCTGAGTGCCCACAGACTTGCAGCCAGAGCACATACCTCACTCAGCATCTGAAGATTCATTCAGGAGAGAAGCTTTTTGGGTGTGAGGACTGTGGAAAAGCCTTCCAGTGTCACTCTGCTCTCACCAAACACCAGAGATTGCACCCTGCTGTGGCTGCTGTAGGAACGTCATTAACATAGTTGCTCTGCTAACTTTGGTTTTATAGTAATGAATCAGAGTGGGAGGAGGAACTCcttaaagtatttaaatttttctctgtCACATGGTGGGATGGAAAGTCCATTGGGCTGTTCTGATCCAAGTATGTTATTAAAACAACATTGTGACAAGCTGCTTTAAGTTTCTTCTGTAAGTGAGGTGAAATGAAAGATTCAGAGATGATTTAAAAGGTAGCTTGGAGTTTTATACTCagttttgtatatttataatatattcataaatagtTGCACTACACATCCACATTTTTGTCATGGATCTACAATGTGTGTGAGGGTTTTTTGCATGTTTTGCTAGTAGAAGAAATTTGGCTTCAGTAACTAGGAATTTGTTTTGCTCCTGTTCTAATGCACTTACATTATTCAGGTAATTGGTCCTTAAATAAAACTAATTGTAAGTTACAATCAAATTCAGTTGCTGCTGACTATGAAATTTTGGTAGGAGGCTCATTGCTCTGCACCTGTGTTTCTAGCCTTTTAGGCTGAGTGGGAGGGTCACTGCCCAGGACTGAAGTAGACTGGACTACACAGTGCATCCTTATCTCAAAAATCAGCACCTCCTCTTTTACATTGAAATGTATTTTCTGGGAGTTGTAACTAGAGAGTCTGCTCCTATACAACGTACTGCTGTTTAACCCTGGTTGTACATTGCGGTAACAAATAACACTAGGTATGGTTTAAACAAAAGAATTGTAATTTACACCATTCTAGAGGTTACAATCTGGAGAGCCATTTTCTGGCTGTAGTCAATTATGTTATGCTCTTACAtggcagaaaacagaaaggggtTTTTATAAAGTTCTGTTCTTGGGTGTTTTATGCTTGAATTTTCCAGACCCTTATTCCTAATAGTACCATGTTGGGGAGTAAGTATTCAGtttatgaatttgaaaatgtttcagTCCTAACAACTGAGAACAACAAAATTCTAGTGCCAAGGATGTGCTAGGACTCATTcagttagggctggagagagggctcagctgttaaaggctaggctcacaaccaaaaatataagacaCATTCAGTTGTCCAAGTGTTAGCCCAGGCTTCcgatttttcttcaaaaaattttTACCCACTTCAATTCTCACTTTTTGACACATAATCTATGTTATGTtgccctgggtgtcctagaactcattatatagaccaggctagccttgaactcagatatctgcctgcctctacctcttgagtgctgggattaaaagcatgtgccactacacttGGCTGTTCAACTTCTAATTTGTACCCTGGAAAGAACAATTGACCTAGACTTCAATACCCACTCCTTTAGATTCAGTCCACATGTTGGAACATTTGAGGCTTATCCTGTTAACATAGATTCTCTCGAGCTCTGGGAGGAAGGCTAATTTGCTTCTTCACCAAAtcggggtgtggggagggggaattAAGCCACAGCTTATTTCTCTTATATTTGGTTTCCTAGTATTAGAATCAGATATCAGTATTTTATACATCCTACAGAATGATCTACATTAGCGATGCTTTGTTTTGAATGAGTGAATTCATTATATATAACAAGCAAAAAGATGTACAGGGGGTCATGACAATTCCCCCTGTATTCCAATTTTAGTCTTTTTGTTGCCAAAGTGAAAAGGttttaagattttacttttatatgtgtgtatctgtgtgggcgaatgacatatgtgtgtaggtgacctagaaggccagaaaagggcctGGACAGGCAGCTgtgtgctgcccacagtgggtgcTACACCCCAGCCCTGGACCATAGATGATTAGGCGAGGACATCCTCTGCTATGAGCATCCACCAACCAGTCTTTGAGTTCGTTAAGAGCCTAGCTCAAATTTTCAACTGAAAATCATCATGCATAGGCATTAGAAGTCAGAAttgttagctgggcagtggtggttaCACATCTTTCAtcttagcccttgggaggcagaggcaggtagataactgagtttgaggccaggctggtctactgAAATTCTGGCTTTGCTATAAATGAACATGGATGCCTCCTGGAGTAGATGAAGAAATGCCATTAAACCCCACAAAATTATTGATCTTCCATCCTCTAGTCTGTCAGTGctagaagattttaagaaatatGGCCGAACAAGTTAATGTTGAGGGCATATTCCATTAACTTTCGCTTTTTAAACTGTGactaaggagctggagagatggctcagtggttacaaaaAGAAtatgtgttgctcttgcagagggtctggTTTGGTCCCCAGTATCTACAGGGCTCACATCTATCTGTAATGTCAGTTCCAGAGGTTCCAGTGCaggaaaaacacatataaaatagtcACGCTGGATATGTGTAGAGAAATTTCTATAGGAATTTGATGTGGAAGGAGGCCAGAAGGAGCAGGGTAACGTGAGCCATCTCACGATCAGGTCAGACTTGTTTCTGGATCCTCTCTTGGACACATCCTCTCTCTCAGATGGGCTTCCAGAGGCCTGGACCATGGAATCTCCTCAACAGGGTTCACCCTTACCCCAGCCTCTAAGAAATGTAACTCTGAAAAGTCCATGGCAAAGGACTTCTAGAACTCTATACTCCTGTGGATTTGATGGCCCTAGTGTTGGCCAAGAACATCGGGAACCCAAGCGTCATTTGCTGTTGGTGAAGGAAGATGTTTTCAGGGCTGTTCATGTTTGGTGTCTCACTCTTGTTTAGGCAGAGTCCCAGCAAGGAACTGATAGCAAACCCAAACAGtttaatggaagaaaatacaagagatggatgTGAAGCATGAACACCTAGCAATTTTAGAAAACTACTACCACGTTttaggctgaaaaaaaaaaatcaggagtcTAACCTATAttcataaaaagttaaaacaatagATTTATTCTCATAGTTCTGGAATTTAAAAGTTTGAAATCTTATCTCTGCCAAAGTCAAAGTGCTGGCAAGgtcttataatatttctttccTGTTCCAGGACAAGCTGCGTCCCATGGTTTGTGGCTACGTCCTTGGAAATCAGCAGCCACGGAGTCCTCCTCTGAACATTAttccccttccttctgcctcactcTAATGATGACATCAGAGTTCATAGCAGGCCCACCtggaactttatttatttatttatttatttatttatttatttatttatttatgtttatttcaagATCCGTGGCCACATTGGCAAAGTACTGAGGGTACAGAAGCTCATATTGGCAAGCTGTAGGAATAGTGTAACCAAACCTCTTAGGGATAAAACTGTCATCCCTTGTCTCCATGCCTTTGGAAGTTAAAGGAGTTCAGAAGATGCTGCTCTGGCGGGATGACAGTTGTGAGTTAGAGGTCATGCCAACACAACATAAAAGCAGATGAAATTCCCTCCTTAAAGGTCTCTTcttcaaaatcattttcttcagGAAGGAAGCACTTTTGCTTGAGCACATTCTCACTGCTCAGCACTCTCTGTCTGaggcttttattgctgtgaagagacaccatgacaactcttgaaaaggacaacatttaattggagttggtttacagttcagaggtttagtgcatTATCATGGACAGCATGACAGCACaagggcagacatggtgctggagaaagaggtGAGAGTTTATCTCTGCATtgccaggcagcaggaagtgaattACATAAtcccttcaacaaggccatatgtCCTAATAGCATCCACACTCCCTATGGATCTATGgggggcatttttattcaaaccaccatactctCCAACACAGTTTGTATGTGTTCAGCTAGGTTTCTACAAGTCTTCATTTCATGGTGTAGGCTCTCATCTTATGTTGCAAAAGAATCCTGTACTGCACAGCCTTTTCATTGTTGATCTCTTTCATGACAGCTCTCAGTCAAGCCAAAACAGTGTCCTAGGGGACACAGGCAAAAACTGCATTCTTTACAGAATCTATAAAGACTTTTAGTGTGACTCAGTGGGTAGCAGGTTGGGAAAAAGCAACAAACAGGGTGAGACCCATAGAGATGACTTCCATCAGTcacttttccttttgtgtgtgtgcatgtgaacacacactcacacacataaatataacctgctgtgTCCATTTATTGTTGCTTGCATGTACAGGATATCAGCGGTGAGCACTTGctattagataaccaattagaGAGCGTATCCTTGGAGATGACTAATCTACCCTGTATCAACAGTCATTGGTTGCCTATAGTCCTTTATTGGAGTGGGACCTCATGAGATTTCTTTCACCATAAGAGTATCCATTGATGTTGTCATTGTTCAGATATTATTTACGCAGTCATGTTGTTAAGATATCATGGATTTAGCTTTCTTGTCATTCCTAGGAGACAGTTTCAAAGCAGATCTCCTGGTCCTCTTGTTGATCTTGTGAtctttcctcttctgagatgttccctgaCCATTTGGTATGTGggctgtgttgtagatgtatcagtgaGTGTGAGGCGGGTGAGCTGGTTCAAACTCGAAACAATGAAAGACTCTTTTGTGAACTTTGCAATTCTTGGGCTCATCTGGGTTTCCCGTGGACTCAGGGCACAACAGGAATCTCTTCAAAGAGCAGGGTCGGCAGAGTAACAATCCCAGTGACTTAAGAAGGAAATTCAGGTCAACCTGACTAAGTTAccagtgttggttcaaactttgagtctaactactaagccatttattttaggcatatttaagtacAGTACAATTTGAATAAAGGTTTTCTGATGACAACTCAATCCTGTATGCATGATAAGCTTAAGGCATGACTACATTGAAACTCTTTGCAAAGAGTGActtcttccataaagatgggttctatagattgactacttgtaggcataatgttt
It encodes:
- the Znf184 gene encoding zinc finger protein 184 isoform X2; the protein is MISQLEQGTEPWTEDSCIPVGSLEDWKKRTGNSVSLLELDISEEHLSSESVVTNSKRDDGSLEKLQANQQMLPREVKITEKTAPTCESNLSVSSSLITQTEVALDQPSTKTRAKQNSHPVKKEKLCKCNECGKAFTYCSALIRHQRTHTGEKPYKCNECNKAFSRSENLLNHQRIHTGDKPYKCDQCGKGFIEGPSLTQHQRIHTGEKPYKCDECGKAFSQRTHLVQHQRIHTGEKPYTCTECGKSFSQRGHFMEHQKIHTGEKPFKCEECEKTFTRSTHLTQHQKIHTGEKTYKCNECGKAFNGPSTFIRHHMIHTGEKPYECNECGKAFSQHSNLTQHQKTHTGEKPYDCAECGKAFSYWSSLAQHLKIHTGEKPYKCSDCGKAFSYCSSLTQHRRIHTREKPFECSECGKAFSYLSNLNQHQKTHTQEKAYECKECGKAFIRSSSLAKHERIHTGEKPYQCHECGKTFSYGSSLIQHKKIHTGERPYKCNECGRAFNQKIHLTQHKRIHTGAKPYACPKCGKTFRHCSSLAQHQKTHTEEKLYQCNKCEKTFSQNSRLTQHQRIHTGEKPYKCNECDKCFTGSMHLAEHQSTHTRGKPYNSECPQTCSQSTYLTQHLKIHSGEKLFGCEDCGKAFQCHSALTKHQRLHPAVAAVGTSLT
- the Znf184 gene encoding zinc finger protein 184 isoform X1 gives rise to the protein MAGLSFADSTSLHEGRPLLPPSSFRESVTFKDVVVNFTQEEWKHLDPIQRDLFRDVTLENYTHLVSIGLQVSKPDMISQLEQGTEPWTEDSCIPVGSLEDWKKRTGNSVSLLELDISEEHLSSESVVTNSKRDDGSLEKLQANQQMLPREVKITEKTAPTCESNLSVSSSLITQTEVALDQPSTKTRAKQNSHPVKKEKLCKCNECGKAFTYCSALIRHQRTHTGEKPYKCNECNKAFSRSENLLNHQRIHTGDKPYKCDQCGKGFIEGPSLTQHQRIHTGEKPYKCDECGKAFSQRTHLVQHQRIHTGEKPYTCTECGKSFSQRGHFMEHQKIHTGEKPFKCEECEKTFTRSTHLTQHQKIHTGEKTYKCNECGKAFNGPSTFIRHHMIHTGEKPYECNECGKAFSQHSNLTQHQKTHTGEKPYDCAECGKAFSYWSSLAQHLKIHTGEKPYKCSDCGKAFSYCSSLTQHRRIHTREKPFECSECGKAFSYLSNLNQHQKTHTQEKAYECKECGKAFIRSSSLAKHERIHTGEKPYQCHECGKTFSYGSSLIQHKKIHTGERPYKCNECGRAFNQKIHLTQHKRIHTGAKPYACPKCGKTFRHCSSLAQHQKTHTEEKLYQCNKCEKTFSQNSRLTQHQRIHTGEKPYKCNECDKCFTGSMHLAEHQSTHTRGKPYNSECPQTCSQSTYLTQHLKIHSGEKLFGCEDCGKAFQCHSALTKHQRLHPAVAAVGTSLT